The following are from one region of the Lytechinus variegatus isolate NC3 chromosome 4, Lvar_3.0, whole genome shotgun sequence genome:
- the LOC121412584 gene encoding dynein light chain Tctex-type 4-like — protein sequence MMAAALKQVKANPSTVASDKTESISGASGGDGPSVKVGGSDGGRVGGDGSDNGSVIGSSPHSDSSKPSNGGKPVRKLSQWSLLKKKLNIRNGVAVSGSVGGGSGGIKGTLSLGNPLLIRTASKKSILTSTSNNYNSAESVRLENTYQLGPDRQHTFRPLRVQHEVELLLDQILEKERYDPSRSGFLTVRIAEAVKDRVKTLGFVRHKLVVQTMLSSAGGQSFEIASRCLWNADTDNYTTAVYQNPTLFAIVSVYGLYYE from the coding sequence ATGATGGCAGCTGCCCTGAAGCAAGTAAAGGCCAACCCTTCCACAGTGGCATCTGACAAGACGGAGAGTATCTCTGGAGCTTCAGGAGGCGACGGACCTTCCGTCAAGGTTGGTGGGAGTGACGGTGGAAGAGTTGGTGGTGATGGGAGCGACAATGGATCAGTTATAGGAAGCAGTCCTCACAGTGACTCCAGTAAACCAAGCAACGGTGGGAAGCCGGTAAGAAAGCTCTCGCAGTGGAGCCTCCTCAAGAAGAAGCTGAATATTCGCAATGGCGTCGCGGTCAGCGGAAGTGTAggtggtggcagcggtgggatcaAAGGAACACTGTCCCTTGGAAACCCACTCCTCATCCGCACTGCCTCCAAGAAGTCAATCCTAACCAGCACAAGCAACAACTACAACTCTGCAGAGTCCGTACGACTCGAGAACACCTACCAGTTGGGACCCGACAGACAGCACACCTTTCGTCCGTTGCGCGTCCAGCATGAAGTCGAGCTACTCTTGGACCAGATCTTGGAGAAGGAGAGGTACGACCCCTCTAGGAGTGGCTTTCTGACAGTCCGTATTGCAGAAGCTGTCAAGGATAGGGTTAAGACTCTAGGGTTCGTGAGGCACAAGTTGGTCGTCCAGACCATGCTCAGTTCGGCAGGAGGACAGAGTTTTGAGATTGCCAGCCGATGTCTCTGGAATGCCGACACCGATAATTACACGACGGCAGTTTATCAGAACCCCACCCTCTTTGCAATAGTGTCAGTGTATGGATTGTACTACGAGTGA